The following proteins are co-located in the Prunus dulcis unplaced genomic scaffold, ALMONDv2, whole genome shotgun sequence genome:
- the LOC117612979 gene encoding pentatricopeptide repeat-containing protein At2g36980, mitochondrial-like, translated as MSCTQTLFQTTSKIAALARSGQMTCARKLFDEMTHRDSVAWNAMLTSYTHLGFHQEALSLFHQMRIYDTGPDHFTLTATLSACASGCNLRCGTKVHALVTVLGYQSYLPVNNSLIDMYGKCLDPSSARRVFEEMKLRNEVTWCSFLFAQTNSSQFDVARHVFSMMPRRVEIAWNIMIVGYARYGEVESCLDLLKGMKESLCQPDQWTFSALMNACAEALEFWHGCMVHALIIKSGWSSAAEVKNSVLSFYAELGFHGSAVKIFESTGILTQVSWNAMIDAYMKQGNTHEALLVFQRAPEKNIVSWTSIISGYAGNGHGDEAAKFFVDMVRSGVQPDDFTFGAVLYACSSLAVLGHGKMVHGIILHYGFHAYVFIGNGLVNMYAKCGDLQGSVRAFSDILQKDLVSWNAMLFAFGLHGQAIQALQIFKEMVENGVKPDNVTFIGLLMTCSHNGLIEESRALFETMGSVYGISPEMEHVACMVDMLSRSGYLAEAKELVGKYSEVSSAETSSCEALLGACFAQGDVGFGRKLGESLKILEPHKETSYVLLSNLYCASGQWKEAEMVREMMVDQGVKKMPGCSWIEVRNKVTAFVAGKHSNPCMNELCNILHFINFEMRNPWLW; from the coding sequence ATGTCATGCACTCAAACTTTGTTCCAAACGACATCAAAGATTGCAGCCCTTGCAAGGTCGGGCCAGATGACATGTGCTCGTAAGCTGTTCGACGAAATGACTCACAGAGACTCGGTCGCTTGGAATGCAATGCTTACTAGCTATACCCACCTTGGTTTTCACCAAGAAGCCCTCTCTCTTTTCCACCAAATGAGAATCTATGACACTGGACCTGATCACTTCACACTCACTGCGACTTTAAGCGCATGTGCTAGCGGATGCAATCTTCGGTGTGGAACCAAAGTTCATGCTTTGGTAACTGTTTTGGGTTACCAGTCTTACTTGCCGGTTAATAATTCGCTTATTGATATGTATGGGAAGTGTTTGGATCCCTCTAGTGCTAGGAGAGTGTTTGAAGAGATGAAACTAAGGAATGAAGTAACTTggtgttcttttttatttgcgCAAACAAACTCTAGTCAGTTTGATGTTGCGCGTCATGTGTTTTCTATGATGCCGAGAAGGGTGGAGATAGCTTGGAATATTATGATTGTGGGTTATGCACGGTATGGGGAAGTGGAGTCGTGTTTGGATTTGTTGAAAGGGATGAAAGAGAGTTTGTGTCAGCCGGATCAGTGGACTTTCAGTGCTCTGATGAATGCTTGCGCTGAAGCATTAGAATTTTGGCATGGTTGCATGGTGCATGCTCTTATCATTAAAAGTGGTTGGAGTTCTGCTGCGGAAGTAAAGAACTCAGTTTTAAGTTTCTATGCTGAACTAGGCTTCCATGGCAGTGCAGTAAAGATTTTTGAGTCCACTGGAATCCTAACACAAGTATCCTGGAATGCCATGATCGATGCCTACATGAAACAGGGGAATACCCACGAAGCGCTTCTTGTATTTCAGCGAGCCCCTGAAAAGAACATTGTCTCGTGGACATCTATAATCTCAGGATATGCAGGAAATGGACATGGGGATGAAGCTGCCAAATTCTTTGTGGATATGGTAAGAAGCGGTGTCCAACCAGATGATTTCACATTCGGAGCTGTCCTTTATGCATGTTCAAGCTTGGCAGTACTCGGACATGGTAAAATGGTCCATGGTATCATACTTCATTATGGCTTCCATGCTTATGTCTTTATTGGGAATGGCTTAGTTAACATGTATGCTAAATGTGGGGATTTACAAGGGTCAGTCCGTGCGTTCAGTGATATTTTACAGAAGGATCTGGTATCTTGGAATGCTATGTTGTTTGCATTTGGGTTGCATGGGCAAGCTATCCAAGCTCTACAGATTTTTAAAGAGATGGTAGAAAATGGAGTAAAACCAGATAATGTGACCTTCATTGGCCTGTTGATGACTTGCAGCCATAACGGGCTTATAGAGGAAAGTCGCGCGCTTTTTGAAACCATGGGGTCAGTCTATGGGATTTCTCCTGAAATGGAGCATGTGGCATGCATGGTGGATATGCTCAGCAGAAGCGGTTACTTAGCAGAAGCGAAAGAGCTGGTTGGTAAGTATTCAGAAGTGAGTAGTGCTGAGACCAGTTCTTGTGAAGCTCTACTTGGTGCTTGCTTTGCACAGGGGGACGTGGGATTTGGAAGAAAATTGGGCGAAAGTCTGAAGATACTAGAACCGCATAAAGAGACGAGCTATGTGTTGCTGTCTAATTTGTATTGTGCAAGCGGGCAATGGAAGGAAGCAGAAATGGTTAGGGAGATGATGGTTGATCAAGGGGTGAAGAAAATGCCTGGTTGTAGTTGGATAGAAGTGAGAAACAAGGTAACAGCTTTTGTAGCTGGGAAGCATTCTAATCCATGTATGAATGAGTTATGTAATATATTacatttcattaattttgaaatgAGGAATCCATGGCTTTGGTGA